The Dermacentor silvarum isolate Dsil-2018 chromosome 7, BIME_Dsil_1.4, whole genome shotgun sequence genomic sequence AAATTTCGCGTATCTCTGCATCGGAGGCGTCGAAGTAGTCGAACGAAAGTGTTTCTGGCACAGCACCAGAAACGCTTTCGTTCGTCTGGTTGGACGCGTCGGGTGTAGATACACGCAAAATTTCTCGAAGATGATGTGAACGCTGTCAGCTGGAACCACATGATGCGCTTGCGACGAGAGAGAAAGCGACGCTGCAGGGCAGGACAGGACAGGGCAGGGCAACCAACGTTTACAGCACGCACGCAATAACCGGCAAACGGCCGCACCAAGCGCAGCCGCGGCAGTGCCGTAAGGGGAGACGCGCGCTAACCTGCACCCCCTTTCGAAGTGCAAATGCGAGGCCGCCAGAGCGTATCTCGACGTTCGCTTCGCGGCGCGCATCCAAGGCCGCGCGCTGAAATACGAGATGCTTGCAGAACACTTCGCCGCTGCAGCTACTTCCCGCCCTTGACCTGCCCATAGCGATAGTTGCCTGCTAGTTGACTCACGAAAACAGTGATTTTTGCAAGGTCCGCTAAAACAGCGAGATACAGAAAAACCGACTTAACTTTAGAAGAATGCTTGGCATTAAAACGTATAGTTGCGAGTCAGCTCTTGTCCCGTGCAGTTCGTTTTTTGATGTCCATGATTGTTTTAATTTATTTGTGAACGTTGCACAAATAACAAAAGAATGCTGCAGATGTTTATaaagtcaaacccggatatatcgaacccacatataacaagTTATCAGGTATAACGAACAGCAATAAAATCCCTTTGAAAATGTTCGcatacaatttttattttatatatcgaacaTTTTTTGCGATTCCCTTCAGATTCGTATGTCCGGGTTCGACTATCACAAGTGGCCCAGACTTTCTGCATTAGGTGCTGCCTGCcactggcaattaaaaaaaattgttggagCTAAAAAGAAAAGATACATGTATATAACAAGGCTGAAAGTTGGGAAAGTTGGTTTACGTTTATCGTGAAAAGCACCGCACATTTAAACACGGGCGTGTGTTTCTTCTGTCCATCGGTGAGCAAATTCGTGCTGCTTTTCACAATGAACATCTAATAAGAAGATCCGCAAGCGTTTCCACGTTCATGTGCACGTCGGTTCACTGGAACACATTACGACGCGCAGGCGTTTCCGACTCCTAGTAAACTCGTTTCTGTACACGGTGCACTAGATTGTTCACTCTCGCTACTCGACACTCGCAGGAGATAACCGCGGTACATTCAGGTGCTAGCAGGATCAGCGCTGCCGCAGTACAGAAGGTCTTTTGTCAAGCGCGAACATACCGAAATTGCCCGCGCGTCCCTGCAACAATGCGTTAGAACAAGTTTGTCGTCTGCGCTGAAAACGCGTGGCACGCGCGGTAATGATGTGACGCGGCATCCAATCTCGGTCCACTCACAAGGGCTGCTCTAATTGAGCGTCAGAAAATATAATGAAAGGCGCGTGGCACCAACTCGCAAGAGCACGCTATGCTAGGACATCTCGAAGCGATCATATACGCGATGCGATATACGATCCTTTGCTTCAATGTTTCGAAAGTGTATGCGAGCTTGCATTGGGATATTTGCTGCGGTGAAATTGAAATTGCGTGATCGGAATGGTGGCTTCGCTGTAGCATCCTTTTGAATTCCATAGTCGGTTAGATTATAGGTGAAGTTGGGTAATTGTTATTGTCGCGAAATTTTGTGTTGTGTTATTTTCTAGGATGTTGCTAATGCCATTAACGACATATCTCTGAGATGAATGCCAGTCAGCACACGGGTGAAAACGATCGAATATATACAGGGCATTGTCCCTACCAATACTTCCGCGATGCCTGACACTCGTAATGTTTATAGCTATATGCGGAAGTTGGGAGAAACCGAGTTGCCGTCCTACGCACCAAcacacgcacttttttttttcattcgttcccatctttcctcgcttatttatttattcatttcctTTTGCGGCATCTGTGGACAATTTAATATTCTTCGCAGTTATACACATGTGCATTACAATAAGTGCCAGAAGCAGGTATACATAAGCGATTCACGGCTATACACAGATACACAGCGTATGCGTACTCCTTGTGTTTCCGCGTTTTTAATGCGGATAAACGGACTTCCTCAGCCGTTACGGGCTGTTATTCAGCTGTACAAAGACCTTTGCAGTGCACCTAAATGCTCCGTCTCCATGCGGTCTCGGCCCGTGTTAACGCAACCTTGCATTGCGCGCATCACTTGAGGGCCATTGACACGTCTGAAAGAACAAATAGAGAAAGAGTGCAGCTTTCATCTTAAGTGCCACAATGAACCGATCACTGTTCACCTGCATGTCTTTGTATGGGATTTCTGTGGGACATTGAAATCGCAAATTTCTGGTGCGAAAATGGACTCTTCAGTATTCCTACTGTTTTTGCCCAAGACGCATCTGATATCGCAATTGACAGTTACTGGTCTCCGTGGGTCAGTCGAACAACGGTGAGACAGGTGAGTTGGTCGACTCGCACGTGCTGCCTCGATTGTTCTGATGATGATTGGTCTCGTGGTGATTACCCTGATCATTGTGCTTATTTTGCAGCTGATTCACGTCGACCCTGGAGACCCGTAGGTCTTCAGGTGACGTCCACCATGGTCAGGCCCACGAGTTGAGGTGGTTGTCCCTGCTGCCCAGCAACTGTCTGACCgtgccgctgctgcttccgccCCCAGTCGTGCTGTTTCCGGTTGCCTGCGTCTGACAGCGGAGGCACAGCAGGTCCCGGAAGGCGCGCCGGAAGTCGTGGTGAAAGGTGACGTAGATGACCGGGTTCAGCGCCGAGTTGGCGTAACCCAACCAAAGCGCGAAGCTGTGCGCCACCTCCGGAAGTGGTTTGCCTCCCAGAGGCCGCACCAGGGCGAGGGCAAAGAAAGGGAGCCAGCAGGCCGTGAAAGCCGTGAGGATGATTCCGAGCGTTATGGAGGCCTTGCGCTCCCTCAGAACGACCCTCAGGCTCCTGCTGCGGGGTCCGGGCCTCGCTCGGTGCTCGGCTTCGATGACCTTCTTCGCAGCTCTGTGGATCCTCCAGTACACAAACAGCATCACAGCCAAAGGTATGTAGAATGCCCCGAGCGTGGCGTACAGCTGATAGGCAAGGTGCTGGCAGACGAGGCAGGTGGGTGTGTCGACAGTGCCGTGCTCGTTCCCCAGGACTAGCAGTGGGGGAATGCTGATGAGCGCCGCCAGGAGCCAGACGGCACCGATGCAGGCCCAGGCCCTTCGGGCCGTGCGCCGGACACCGTAGGTCAATGGTCGCGTGATGGCCAGGTAGCGGTCCACGGAGATCATGCACAGGTTGAGGATGGAGGCGGTGCAGGAGGCAACGTCCGCGGACACCCAGGCGTCGCAGGCTGCTCGTCCCAGGTCCCAGCGGTGGCCGGAGAGCTCAAGGTACATGGCGGGAGGCATGACCAGCAGGGCCACGCAGAGGTCGGAGGCGGCAAGCGAGACCAGCAGGTGGTTCGACGGGTGCCGCAGGCGTCGCACGAGGCAGACAGAGAGGCAGACAAGCGCGTTGCCCACCGCCGTGGCGCCGATGAGCGCGCCCAGGCACAGAGCCAACGCCAGTGCACTCAGCGTGGCAGGGGGAACGGGACACCGCCGGTGATGCCACTGCTTCCGCTGGGGCCGCTACTTTCCGAGGTCAGGGTATCCTGCGTGGATGCGAATAGGAGAGAACAACAAATTACGTCCGTTGTTTTGTGTGCCTCTACACTAGCGCTGATATTTATGCACGAGCGATTTAGGTGTTTAGAACACGCGCGTTACTGCATAGTTTCTGAAATCGTCCAATCACAGTGAGAGCTTGCATTTTCGATGTGGACCTCCGAATCAAGTGGCACTCTCAAGCTAACCATAATCAGCTAACGAGAGAGGTGGCCATTATCCAGCGGCGACTACGGACAAACACGTAAAGACACCCAAGCTTCCAACACCAGTACTACCGCAGACAATAAAATCACAAATGTCAGCTGCCAAGGCCACAGGAACAGTGGACGAAGGCCTTTCTCGCTGGGACAAGATGCACTCCAGTCGTTTCAAATAAAGCTGATCACTACTACTGTTTCgccattc encodes the following:
- the LOC119459629 gene encoding 5-hydroxytryptamine receptor 1 — its product is MPPAMYLELSGHRWDLGRAACDAWVSADVASCTASILNLCMISVDRYLAITRPLTYGVRRTARRAWACIGAVWLLAALISIPPLLVLGNEHGTVDTPTCLVCQHLAYQLYATLGAFYIPLAVMLFVYWRIHRAAKKVIEAEHRARPGPRSRSLRVVLRERKASITLGIILTAFTACWLPFFALALVRPLGGKPLPEVAHSFALWLGYANSALNPVIYVTFHHDFRRAFRDLLCLRCQTQATGNSTTGGGSSSGTVRQLLGSRDNHLNSWA